The genomic stretch CGGCCAAGGATCTGCGCAAGGCCGTGGCCGTGCTCGAGCTGCGCGCGGAGCAGGCACCCGCGGCCTCCCGCCAGGGGCTGACGGACGCGGCGCGCGAGGTGCGGCAGCTGGAGCGCGGGCTCGAGCAGGGCACGGTGCGCAGCGCCAAGCAGCTCTCGGAGCCGCTCGCGCGCGCCGAGCACGCGCTCGCCCAGGACCACTTCCAGCGCGCGGAGCAGGCCTGGAGCTCGAAGGAGGAGGCGCGCGCGGGCCACGAGCTGCGCCTCACCGCCCTCTACACGGACGAGGCGGCGCGCTGGAGCGGCCAGGAGGCGCAGCGCGCGGTGCAGGCGAGCGTGCGTGACACCCGCAAGCTCGCCGACAGCCTCATCGAGGGCGGCTCGAAGGGCGCCACCGACGTGGGCGAGGGCCTCGCCAAGGCGGGCCGCGGCGTGGAGCAGCTCGCGCAGTGGGTGAAGCCGGGCGCCTCGCAGCAGCAGGGCACCGGCGGCTCCGCTGCACCCGACGCCCCGAAGCCCTGAGCGCCGCGCGCAGCCCTCAGGGAGTGGTCGTCACCGGCGCGGCCACGTCCACCTCGCGCACCAGCCAGCCCTCGCCGCCGCGCTCGTCGCGCGCGACCACGTAGAAGGTCACGCGCTGCGCGCTCGCCGGCGTCTGGTACTCCACCGTGGGGTCCCCGGGCAGCCCGTTCGCGGGCTCGATGCTGCGCAGCTGCTGCAGCTCTCCCCCCGTGGCGTACCAGCTGTAGAAGGGCTGCTCGCTGACGACGCCGCCGTCCGCCGCGGTGTACTGCTCGAGGCTGCCCTCGGCGAGCCGCGGCTGCAGCAGCACCTCGCGGTCTCCGGGCAGCTGCGTGGCCACGCCGCCGTCCGCGAGCTGTACGTCCGTGATGACCGGGTTCTGGTTGGGCTGGGCCGTCTGGCGCAGCGTGATGCGCCGCACGCCGCGCTCGGTGCCCGCCTCCGTGCCCGTGCCGTCGCTCGCCTCGTAGCCCACGAAGAGCGGGATGCCCACGCGCAGGGCCTCCTGCAGATCCCCGCCGCCTCCGCCCGCGTCCACGCCGCCTCCGCCGATGGCCGCGGCGAGCTGCGCGAGCACCTGCTGCACCGCGGGGTCGGAGAGATCCAACCGCCCGCCGCTCAGCGTGAGCCCGTCCTTGCCCGGGCACTCGAAGCCCTGCGCGAAGGCATCTCCGGGCCCGCACAGCGCGTACGTCACGCTGACGGGCGCGCCGCCGGGCGCGAAGGTGAGCGCGTCGAAGGTGACGGGCGCGGGCAGGGTGCCCGCGTCCGTGAAGGCGAGCTCCGCGGGCTCGGCCTTGATGGCCAGCACGCGCACGCGCTTGAGCTCGCTCTGCTTCTCGAAGTCGTTGTCGTTGCAGCCCGCGGCACACAGCGCCGCGAGCGCGAGCAGGAGGCAGGTGCGCTTCATCAGAAGGTCGCCTTGGCGCCGAACACCGGCAGCAGCGGCAGGCCCTTGAAGTAGGCCCGCTGGGTGTAGTTGTAGTTGTAGGTCACGCCCTCGACCGAGGCGCGGTTGTACGCGTTGGTCACGTCCACGTAGAGGTCCAGCGTCCAGGTGTCGTGGATGAAGTTCTTGTCCACGCGCACATCGAGCTGGTGGAAGTTGGGCACGCGCTCGCTGTTCACCGCGCCGAAGATGGGGATGAACACGTCCGAGAGGTCGTCGCGCCGCGCACCCACCACCGGCGTGTTGAGGTTGCCGCTGGAGAAGCGGAAGCGGCCGCCCAGCTCCCAGCCGCGCGGCAGCTTGTAGCTCGCGATGAGCGTGAGCACGTGGGTCTGGTCGTTGTCGAAGAGGCGGTAGCTGGCGTCCGGCTGGTCGCGCCGCTCGCTGCGGCTCAGGGTGTACGCGAGCCACCCGAAGAAGCGCTCGGTGAGCTGGCGGCGGACGAAGACCTCGGCGCCGTAGACGCGGCCCACGCCGCCGTTGTCCAGGTTCAGGGGCACCTGCTGCCCGTCGCGCTCCACCGTGGCGTCCGTGCTCACGATCATCCGCGTGAGCCGGTTGTAGAAGACCTCGCCGGAGACGAACCACGCCTCCGCCGGGCGCCACTCGCTGCCGAGGCTGAGCTGCGCGCTGCGCTTGGAGCGCAGCTCCGGGTTGCCGAACACCTCCGTGGGGTCACCCTGCTGCGGGGGCGAGAAGTAGAGCCCCACGCCACCCTTGAGCGTCACCGTGTCCGTGAGCCCGTAGCGCGCGGCGAGGCGCGGGTTGTAGGTGTAGTCCACGTGCTGCTGGTCGGTGAACCGGTACGCCTCGAAGCGGAAGCCCGGCACCAGCAGCAGCCGCTCGAGCGGCTTGAGGCGCAGCTCGGTCCACGCCGCCGGGAAGTACTGGTTGTAGATGGCGTCGGTGGTGAGGATCTCCTCGGTCACCGTGGGCCGGAAGGGCTCGCCCTCGCGCGGGCCCATCTGGATGGCGGCCTTCACGTGCGCGCGCGTGTTGCGCACGTCGATGCCGGCCGCGAGCACGGCGCGCTCGCCCAGGGTGTAGTCCGCGCTGGAGCGCAGGTTGGTCTCGGTGGCGTCGATGAGCAGCCCGCGCGTGGCGCCGATGTCGAACCTGAGCAGCGTGGTGCCCACCAGGCCGATGGTGTCCAGGTGCAGCCGCTCGCCCTTGTACTCGTGGCGCAGGCGCAGCTGCTTGAAGCCGGTGCGGATGTCCAGGTTGCCCTGCACGCTGGGGTCCTGCTCCGCGGGCCGCTTGAAGACGAGCCCCAGCCGGTCGTTGGAGATGAGCCCCTGCAGGTTGAGCGAGTGGCGCGACTTGGGGTGGAAGTCCACCTGCAGCTGCGCGTCGTAGTAGCGCGGGGCCGCGGTGAGCGAGTCGCCCTTCACGCTCTCCGGCAGCGCGGCGAGCACGACGTCGATGTACGAGCGGCGCCCGGCCACCGCGACGCTGAGCGTGTCCGAGAGCGGCCCCTCGAGCACGAGGTTGCTCTCCAGCAGGTTCACGCCCGCGGTGCCGTGGAAGCGGTCCGACTTCGGCGCGCGGCTCTTCACGTCGATGATGCCGCCGATCGCCGCGCCG from Aggregicoccus sp. 17bor-14 encodes the following:
- a CDS encoding TonB-dependent receptor domain-containing protein, yielding MRALALLLLLWTSHAAAQTPPPAQADGGTSPPAQGVLTKPPAIVRQVEAAYPPEALQQQLSGTVQLQVDISETGAVTDVQVLEPAGHGFDEAAVAAVRQFQFSPAEVDGVPAPVRITYAYQFVWREVPPAEAPASSSAKQEGPVNLSGQVFERGTRRTLANVEVGLPGLERSTSTDAEGRFAFRDVPVGEVEVVAVSSAHQRFTTKETVSAGQETRAKYYLQRRYFSPYETVVRSEREKKEVTQTSLQVAEVQRVPGTQGDTLKVVQNLPGVARPAFNGGALVIRGTSPEDSGVFLDGQRIPLLYHFGGLTSVYNSELLETVDYLPGTFSSYYGAAIGGIIDVKSRAPKSDRFHGTAGVNLLESNLVLEGPLSDTLSVAVAGRRSYIDVVLAALPESVKGDSLTAAPRYYDAQLQVDFHPKSRHSLNLQGLISNDRLGLVFKRPAEQDPSVQGNLDIRTGFKQLRLRHEYKGERLHLDTIGLVGTTLLRFDIGATRGLLIDATETNLRSSADYTLGERAVLAAGIDVRNTRAHVKAAIQMGPREGEPFRPTVTEEILTTDAIYNQYFPAAWTELRLKPLERLLLVPGFRFEAYRFTDQQHVDYTYNPRLAARYGLTDTVTLKGGVGLYFSPPQQGDPTEVFGNPELRSKRSAQLSLGSEWRPAEAWFVSGEVFYNRLTRMIVSTDATVERDGQQVPLNLDNGGVGRVYGAEVFVRRQLTERFFGWLAYTLSRSERRDQPDASYRLFDNDQTHVLTLIASYKLPRGWELGGRFRFSSGNLNTPVVGARRDDLSDVFIPIFGAVNSERVPNFHQLDVRVDKNFIHDTWTLDLYVDVTNAYNRASVEGVTYNYNYTQRAYFKGLPLLPVFGAKATF